From one Acipenser ruthenus chromosome 21, fAciRut3.2 maternal haplotype, whole genome shotgun sequence genomic stretch:
- the LOC117427888 gene encoding sorting nexin-33-like, with protein MSLKAKALYSFQSENKDEINIQENEDLLIFDDTSLDGWLQGQNSRGERGLFPASYVEVIRPRSNSSLTDTSVSPASSPRNGSFYTPDPPHTPSNHHGSYDDDDDDDWDDWDDSSTVVEEESRRGGGANGHAHPYQTPHDNVQYRPKLPLERQDSMSSAKRSSMVGRNLNRFSSFVRSGVEAFVLGDVPMMSKISETYTIEMGTRGPQWGANPRPFVCSIEEPIKQTKFKGIKTYISYRVSPSHTGSPVYRRYKHFDWLYNRLLHKFTVISVPHLPEKQATGRFEEDFIEKRKRRLILWMDHMTSHPVLSQYEGFEHFLMCADDKQWKLGKRRAEKDEMVGASFLLTFQIPSEHQDLQDVEDRVDTFKAFTKKMDDSVLQLTNVTTELVRKHVGGFRKEFQKLGSAFQSVSQAFTLDPPYSSDALNNAISHTGRTYETIGEMFAEQPKEDLYHMLDKLSLYQGLLSNFPDIIHLQKGAFAKVKESQRMSDEGKMDQEEADGVKKRCRVVGFALQAEMNHFHERRAVDFKEMMQAYLKQQILFYQRIGKQLESTLNMYDNI; from the exons ATGTCGTTGAAAGCCAAGGCACTTTACAGCTTCCAGAGTGAAAATAAAGACGAGATCAATATTCAGGAAAACGAAGATCTACTCATTTTTGACGATACTTCTTTAGATGGATGGCTACAGGGCCAAAacagcagaggagagagaggcctGTTTCCAGCCTCTTATGTGGAAGTAATCAGACCCCGGTCTAACTCCAGCCTTACAGACACCTCTGTGAGCCCAGCTAGTTCTCCTCGCAATGGCTCCTTTTACACTCCAGATCCTCCACACACACCCTCCAACCACCACGGGAGCTATGACGACGACGATGACGACGACTGGGACGATTGGGATGACAGTTCCACTGTGGTGGAGGAGGAGTCTCGACGAGGTGGGGGTGCTAACGGACATGCCCACCCCTACCAGACCCCCCACGACAATGTACAGTATAGACCCAAGCTGCCTCTGGAGCGCCAAGACAGCATGTCCAGCGCTAAAAGGAGCAGTATGGTGGGCAGGAACCTGAACCGCTTCTCTAGCTTTGTACGCTCCGGGGTGGAGGCGTTTGTGCTGGGAGACGTGCCCATGATGTCCAAGATCTCTGAGACATACACCATTGAGATGGGCACCAGGGGACCCCAGTGGGGCGCCAACCCGAGGCCCTTTGTCTGCTCCATCGAGGAGCCGATCAAGCAGACCAAATTCAAGGGCATCAAGACCTACATCTCCTACCGGGTGTCCCCCAGCCACACAGGCAGCCCTGTCTACCGCCGCTACAAGCACTTTGACTGGCTGTACAACCGGCTGCTGCACAAGTTCACCGTCATCTCGGTACCTCACCTGCCCGAGAAGCAGGCCACTGGCCGATTCGAGGAGGACTTCATCGAGAAGCGCAAAAGGAGGCTGATCCTCTGGATGGACCACATGACCAGCCACCCTGTTCTCTCCCAGTACGAGGGCTTCGAACACTTCCTCATGTGTGCCGATGACAAGCAGTGGAAGCTGGGGAAGCGGCGGGCGGAGAAGGACGAGATGGTGGGCGCCAGCTTTCTGCTCACCTTCCAGATCCCCAGCGAACACCAGGATCTGCAGGATGTGGAGGACCGGGTTGACACCTTCAAGGCTTTCACTAAGAAGATGGACGACAGCGTGTTGCAGCTCACAAATGTGACCACCGAGCTGGTACGCAAGCACGTGGGCGGCTTCCGCAAGGAGTTCCAGAAGCTGGGCAGTGCATTCCAGTCGGTCAGCCAGGCCTTCACCCTGGACCCACCCTACAGCTCTGACGCCCTCAACAATGCCATCTCCCACACGGGCCGCACCTACGAGACCATCGGGGAGATGTTCGCAGAGCAGCCCAAGGAGGACCTCTACCACATGCTTGACAAACTCTCCCTCTACCAGGGACTGCTCTCCAACTTCCCAGACATCATCCACCTCCAGAAAG GCGCCTTTGCAAAGGTGAAGGAGAGCCAGCGCATGAGTGACGAGGGGAAGATGGACCAGGAGGAGGCTGATGGGGTGAAGAAGCGCTGCCGGGTGGTGGGCTTCGCTCTGCAGGCTGAGATGAACCACTTCCACGAGCGGCGCGCTGTCGACTTCAAGGAGATGATGCAGGCCTACCTGAAACAGCAGATCCTGTTCTACCAGCGCATTGGGAAGCAGCTGGAGAGCACCCTCAACATGTACGACAACATTTAA